The Methylomusa anaerophila genome has a segment encoding these proteins:
- a CDS encoding dual OB domain-containing protein has protein sequence MDKQIILLAKSKKMGHYCTAGIDIATGEWIRIVSEDASIQHAVCECHMRYESGAVPQVLDIINIGCQRHSPNEYQNENYVLNPSCTWEKIGQASIQDVLRIHPIDKHNALFYNYNHKVSHEVIQQTESSLRYSLALIDPDNVKILIEPKQYNDEKSIKVQFWYNGSWYKYIRVTDPEFLARYSSYDYGVYALSDDVLFVMSLGDAYSNENSHYKLVATVLEAY, from the coding sequence TTGGATAAACAAATTATTCTTCTGGCTAAGTCAAAAAAGATGGGACATTATTGCACGGCAGGAATTGATATTGCCACTGGTGAATGGATAAGAATTGTATCGGAAGATGCCTCGATTCAGCATGCGGTGTGCGAGTGCCATATGCGGTATGAGAGTGGAGCAGTTCCTCAAGTGTTAGATATCATTAACATTGGTTGTCAACGTCACTCGCCCAATGAATATCAAAACGAAAACTATGTGTTGAATCCTTCCTGCACCTGGGAGAAAATAGGGCAAGCATCCATTCAGGACGTCTTGCGAATACATCCTATTGATAAGCATAACGCACTATTTTACAACTATAACCATAAAGTTAGTCATGAAGTAATTCAACAAACTGAAAGCTCTTTGCGCTATTCATTAGCTTTAATTGACCCGGATAATGTGAAGATTCTTATTGAACCCAAGCAATATAACGACGAAAAAAGTATTAAAGTACAATTTTGGTATAATGGTAGTTGGTATAAATACATACGTGTAACAGATCCGGAATTTTTAGCTAGATATTCTTCCTATGATTATGGTGTGTATGCCTTGTCTGACGATGTTTTGTTTGTGATGAGTCTAGGTGATGCTTATAGTAACGAGAATAGTCATTATAAGCTGGTCGCTACAGTTTTAGAAGCATACTGA
- a CDS encoding helix-turn-helix domain-containing protein produces MSIIRVEKQRKYTCVSNVPLQDARLSLKARGLITYCLSLPDNWTYSVSGLVKVIGSEGKSSIQSALHELENCGYLIRRRLHDKNGKFTGTEYVLYEEPQIQAKQPFTENQSMVVSKENEPFTDFPSTVNPSTEKPPTAKPSTENQPLQNTYSTKQENKKIHTQQSDAGVFSGDENNGQGEKATSIAVPLEQLVEIAMRCRIPEESIGKLLKRYPRDKIHVQLLYLESQKGKVHNPVAWLFQALKQDYDTPLPKPKSIVVQPPPLPPLPEPSHGPLSPEFQAMLDRIHKLMAGNEREKKEEDG; encoded by the coding sequence ATGAGTATCATCCGGGTAGAAAAACAACGGAAATACACTTGTGTAAGCAATGTTCCTTTGCAGGATGCCCGCCTGTCCCTTAAAGCGCGTGGGCTTATTACCTATTGTCTGAGTTTGCCCGACAATTGGACGTACAGTGTTAGTGGGCTAGTGAAAGTGATTGGCAGTGAAGGGAAAAGCTCTATTCAGTCGGCACTGCATGAATTGGAGAATTGCGGTTATCTCATACGCAGGCGTTTGCATGATAAAAATGGCAAATTTACTGGCACAGAATATGTCCTTTACGAAGAGCCGCAAATACAGGCGAAACAACCATTTACCGAAAATCAGTCAATGGTTGTTTCGAAGGAAAATGAACCATTTACCGATTTTCCGTCAACGGTAAACCCGTCAACGGAAAAACCGCCGACGGCTAAACCGTCAACGGAAAATCAGCCACTACAAAATACGTATTCTACTAAACAAGAAAACAAGAAAATACACACACAACAAAGCGATGCCGGTGTGTTTTCTGGTGATGAAAACAATGGGCAAGGAGAAAAGGCTACGAGCATAGCTGTTCCACTAGAGCAGCTTGTAGAAATCGCAATGCGGTGCCGTATTCCGGAAGAAAGCATTGGAAAACTTCTCAAACGCTATCCGCGCGATAAGATCCACGTTCAACTTCTCTATCTGGAATCACAAAAGGGGAAGGTGCATAACCCTGTTGCCTGGCTGTTTCAGGCATTAAAACAGGATTATGATACACCACTTCCAAAGCCAAAGTCTATAGTCGTTCAGCCGCCGCCACTACCGCCGCTGCCAGAGCCGAGTCACGGACCTCTTTCACCGGAATTTCAGGCAATGCTGGATAGAATACATAAGTTAATGGCAGGTAATGAGAGAGAAAAAAAGGAGGAAGACGGATGA
- a CDS encoding type IV secretory system conjugative DNA transfer family protein has product MEEPKKRRFLILLGTVGVVMLLVAWLTTQWFARRLDYDPLLGWAFPLNDGTKLYFPWDIFIWRWKFAAVVPHLSALAGKYLLLGLMGSVALSFFLESKLRPLDSHGSADWAGRSDVKKSGLCVKEGVILGRNPYTKKYLFHDGPEHILLLAPTRSGKGVGVIIPTCLVWKHSMLVTDVKAENWNFSAPYRRHVLKNRVIKFEPGCIDGTGARWNPLLEIRYRTVREFGDVQIIADMLANPDGKDISGDGAHWVITASSLMRTVIMHILYKKHQEGKLPPTMMEVATFLSLPHKAIIAEMKVYPHIAPAEFLSDTNVLDEIYSLPGTPYIDIGNWKREVADSLEDPAAKRAVEALKTLPDVRAYMQERYHENPEIFTQMPYAELLVHPKVLEGAREMGNREEKEESSVLSSAVKAFLLYRNPVIAKNTGASDFRINDLLRPDYPVSIFLVTAPGDLDTIKPLFRLFMNFVIKRNVEKMDFGSKQKQRCLLLFDEFPQFGRMDSVELGLAVMAGYGLKALLIAQDIHQLNKAYTKDNSIIANCHVRVFYTPNEDGTAEMLSKSLGKKTIRVDSKNSGQGLGTASYTTSETGRELMTPDEVKRLPKEQELVFVAQTRPIRAEKLFYFKEKFFMNKIESCGQAQALNLHSDTASAVRSYEDLLPPGLQVPTADSALARQEELADLEGKQHELGGWLDVSYEAVKMLDRLDDAAVETTAAAAIVPAVRDEYRFIE; this is encoded by the coding sequence ATGGAGGAACCCAAGAAAAGGCGGTTCCTGATACTCCTGGGTACGGTCGGCGTGGTCATGCTGCTGGTTGCCTGGCTGACTACCCAGTGGTTTGCCCGGCGCTTAGACTATGATCCTCTGTTAGGCTGGGCGTTTCCCCTTAATGACGGCACTAAACTCTATTTCCCCTGGGATATTTTTATCTGGCGCTGGAAATTTGCCGCCGTAGTGCCGCATTTGTCGGCGCTGGCCGGAAAGTATCTGCTGCTGGGCCTGATGGGCAGCGTGGCCTTAAGCTTTTTCCTTGAAAGCAAGCTCAGGCCGTTGGATTCGCACGGCAGCGCCGACTGGGCCGGCCGCAGCGACGTCAAGAAAAGCGGCCTCTGCGTCAAAGAGGGCGTCATTTTAGGCCGCAATCCCTATACCAAGAAATATCTGTTTCACGATGGACCGGAACATATTCTGCTGCTGGCGCCGACGCGCAGCGGTAAGGGCGTCGGCGTGATTATCCCGACCTGCCTTGTCTGGAAACACTCAATGCTGGTAACGGACGTAAAGGCGGAAAACTGGAATTTCTCTGCGCCCTATCGCCGGCATGTGCTCAAGAACCGGGTGATTAAATTTGAGCCTGGCTGCATCGACGGCACCGGCGCCAGATGGAACCCGCTGCTGGAAATCCGCTACCGGACGGTGCGCGAATTCGGCGATGTGCAAATCATCGCCGACATGCTCGCCAATCCGGACGGCAAGGATATCAGCGGCGACGGCGCGCACTGGGTTATAACGGCATCCTCGCTGATGCGCACCGTGATTATGCACATCCTCTACAAAAAACATCAGGAAGGTAAACTGCCGCCGACGATGATGGAAGTTGCCACCTTCCTGTCTTTGCCCCACAAAGCCATTATTGCGGAAATGAAAGTCTATCCCCATATTGCGCCGGCAGAATTCCTGAGCGATACCAATGTTCTTGATGAGATTTACAGCCTGCCGGGTACGCCGTATATTGATATCGGCAACTGGAAACGGGAGGTGGCGGACAGCTTGGAAGACCCGGCGGCGAAACGTGCCGTCGAAGCGCTGAAAACACTGCCGGACGTACGCGCCTATATGCAAGAACGGTATCACGAAAATCCGGAAATTTTTACGCAAATGCCCTATGCTGAACTGCTCGTTCATCCGAAGGTGCTGGAGGGCGCACGGGAGATGGGGAACCGGGAGGAAAAGGAAGAATCCAGCGTTCTCTCGTCGGCAGTCAAAGCGTTTTTGCTGTATCGCAATCCCGTTATCGCCAAAAATACCGGCGCCAGTGACTTTAGAATCAACGACCTGCTCCGGCCGGATTACCCGGTATCAATCTTTCTCGTTACCGCGCCGGGCGACCTGGACACGATCAAACCGCTGTTTCGTTTATTTATGAACTTCGTTATTAAACGCAACGTAGAAAAAATGGATTTTGGCAGCAAGCAGAAACAGCGCTGCCTGCTCCTGTTTGACGAGTTTCCCCAGTTCGGGCGCATGGATTCGGTGGAGCTGGGGCTGGCGGTCATGGCCGGGTACGGCCTGAAAGCGCTCTTGATTGCCCAGGATATCCACCAATTGAATAAAGCCTATACGAAGGATAATTCCATTATTGCCAATTGCCATGTGCGGGTGTTCTATACTCCCAATGAGGATGGAACGGCGGAAATGCTCAGTAAATCCCTGGGGAAAAAGACGATCCGCGTGGACAGCAAGAACAGCGGCCAGGGCCTTGGCACCGCGTCGTATACAACCTCCGAAACCGGACGCGAATTAATGACGCCCGATGAAGTCAAGCGGCTGCCCAAAGAACAGGAGCTTGTTTTTGTCGCGCAAACCCGGCCGATTAGGGCCGAAAAGCTCTTTTATTTCAAAGAGAAATTCTTTATGAACAAGATTGAAAGCTGCGGGCAGGCGCAGGCTTTGAACCTGCATTCCGATACGGCCAGTGCCGTCCGCTCTTATGAGGACCTCCTGCCGCCGGGCCTGCAGGTGCCGACAGCCGACAGCGCTCTGGCCAGGCAGGAGGAACTGGCTGACCTGGAGGGCAAGCAGCACGAACTGGGGGGATGGCTGGACGTGTCCTATGAAGCCGTAAAGATGCTGGATCGCTTAGACGACGCTGCCGTCGAAACAACAGCCGCCGCAGCAATCGTGCCGGCTGTTAGAGACGAGTATCGATTTATCGAATAA
- a CDS encoding DUF488 domain-containing protein yields the protein MDSKQKLYTIGHSTVANTFFLKLLRQYEVNCIVDVRSVPFSRHAPQFNKDELSKFLRKNTIKYVSMGQEFGARRDDLTLYTEAGYLDFEKTRKSSLFLHGVERIEKGMHSGFSIALMCTEKMAIECHRSILIAKKFYDMGYDVYHIQHDENSYTHKDLELELVKHYFPNRNAINMFVGAEENALSFQEMVLAAYRYHNAEIGYKIHEETETVHL from the coding sequence GTGGACTCAAAGCAAAAGCTTTATACAATTGGCCATTCAACAGTTGCCAATACATTTTTCCTGAAACTCCTTCGCCAGTATGAGGTTAATTGTATTGTGGATGTACGGAGTGTTCCTTTTAGTCGTCATGCTCCGCAGTTTAATAAAGATGAGCTAAGTAAGTTTCTACGGAAAAATACAATTAAATACGTCAGTATGGGGCAGGAGTTTGGCGCACGGCGCGATGATTTAACTTTATATACTGAAGCTGGCTATTTAGATTTTGAAAAGACGCGCAAGTCGAGTCTGTTTCTACATGGAGTAGAACGTATCGAAAAAGGAATGCATAGTGGCTTTTCAATTGCGTTAATGTGTACGGAAAAGATGGCCATTGAATGCCATCGCAGTATCCTAATTGCAAAAAAGTTTTATGATATGGGATACGATGTATATCATATTCAGCATGATGAAAATTCATATACACATAAGGACTTGGAGCTGGAATTGGTAAAACACTATTTTCCCAATCGAAATGCCATTAATATGTTTGTCGGGGCGGAAGAAAATGCATTAAGTTTTCAGGAAATGGTGTTAGCCGCTTACCGTTATCATAATGCAGAAATTGGATATAAAATACATGAAGAAACGGAGACAGTGCATTTGTAA
- a CDS encoding TrbI/VirB10 family protein, which translates to MLKKLREFIQQLRARLKRQPPPEAAAAKEAEVTTKAETAKSRTVNKKKVYLLCILLLVSFIGSFFAFSKDTAKPKKKSVETADTKLAAPLLAADYSDLARLAQKDAKPKVPTGNGTPAPGRQQAPLGRENEPPARTVYQTADPGIRPTLPGDIRAQETEERNAAERAQAVQEKAWSSAIAFTVRKEGQEGGAAEPRANTYQAARKNTLVTGTMLPAMLISGINSDNGGQVTAQLTADVYDSLYGSTLLIPMGTRLVGNYEGGAKLGESRVNIRWNRMLLPNGASYQMTDSLVTAGVDGYPGILGKVDTHGDQVVSAGLVTTALGALGSIAAGNTSSGDNDSASNLAAQGAASNLLNTAGKLMDQEMSRMPTITVEPGTTFFLRVADMLPLRPYEG; encoded by the coding sequence ATGCTGAAAAAATTGCGGGAATTTATACAGCAATTGCGGGCGCGGCTGAAACGGCAACCGCCGCCGGAGGCGGCAGCCGCCAAAGAAGCGGAGGTAACCACGAAAGCAGAAACGGCCAAAAGCCGTACGGTTAACAAGAAGAAAGTGTACCTGCTTTGTATTCTGTTATTGGTTTCGTTCATCGGCTCCTTTTTTGCCTTTTCCAAGGATACGGCCAAGCCCAAGAAAAAATCGGTTGAGACGGCGGACACAAAGCTGGCGGCGCCGCTGCTGGCCGCTGATTACAGTGACTTGGCACGGCTGGCGCAAAAAGACGCGAAGCCAAAAGTGCCAACGGGGAACGGAACGCCCGCTCCCGGCCGGCAGCAAGCGCCGCTGGGCAGGGAGAACGAACCGCCGGCCAGGACGGTATATCAGACAGCCGATCCGGGAATCCGGCCGACGTTACCCGGCGATATCCGGGCACAGGAAACGGAGGAGCGGAACGCGGCGGAGCGGGCGCAAGCCGTACAGGAAAAAGCATGGAGCTCGGCAATTGCCTTTACCGTCAGGAAGGAAGGGCAGGAGGGCGGCGCTGCGGAACCGCGCGCCAATACCTACCAGGCGGCACGGAAAAACACGCTGGTCACTGGTACCATGCTGCCGGCCATGCTCATCAGCGGCATTAATTCCGACAATGGCGGGCAGGTGACGGCGCAGCTCACCGCCGACGTCTATGACTCGCTGTATGGCAGTACGCTCTTAATTCCCATGGGTACACGGCTGGTAGGCAACTATGAAGGCGGGGCCAAGCTGGGCGAATCCCGCGTGAATATCCGCTGGAACCGGATGCTGCTGCCCAACGGGGCCTCCTATCAAATGACGGATAGCCTCGTAACCGCGGGAGTGGACGGCTATCCGGGCATCCTGGGAAAAGTCGATACCCATGGCGACCAGGTTGTTTCGGCCGGTCTGGTGACAACAGCGCTCGGCGCGCTTGGTTCGATTGCCGCCGGCAATACCTCCAGCGGCGACAACGACAGCGCTTCGAATCTTGCCGCGCAGGGGGCGGCAAGCAATTTGCTCAATACGGCGGGCAAGCTCATGGACCAAGAAATGAGCCGCATGCCGACCATTACCGTGGAACCGGGGACCACCTTTTTCTTGCGTGTCGCCGATATGCTGCCGCTCCGGCCCTATGAAGGCTAA
- the trbF gene encoding conjugal transfer protein TrbF, producing the protein MKIREFFFEPKQYANSSTPKTPFDQAKEEWDRREGHIVVQNYNLRRLLLLSWLVLLVISAGLVVQSLKSSVVPYVVEVDSTTGVVRNAGLAEAQAYTPQAAELKYFLSQFIRNIRSLPLDPVVYKMNMEAAYGFLTKQAANKMSVQLQNENPLEHFGKETVQVKIGSMLAMTDGSSSYQIRWTEDHYDIASGKKTSIPMNGIFTIRLQPPRQQKELEINPLGIFIADFNWTQEGVKGE; encoded by the coding sequence GTGAAGATCCGGGAATTTTTTTTCGAACCGAAACAGTACGCCAACAGTTCAACGCCAAAAACGCCCTTTGACCAGGCGAAAGAAGAATGGGACAGGCGCGAAGGCCATATTGTTGTGCAAAATTACAACCTGCGCCGCCTGCTGCTGCTGTCGTGGCTGGTCCTGCTGGTGATCTCGGCCGGACTTGTGGTGCAATCACTAAAATCAAGCGTGGTTCCATATGTCGTTGAGGTGGACAGCACAACCGGCGTGGTACGGAATGCCGGGCTGGCCGAAGCGCAAGCGTACACGCCGCAGGCAGCGGAACTGAAATACTTTCTCTCGCAGTTTATTCGTAATATCCGCTCCCTGCCGCTCGATCCAGTCGTATACAAAATGAACATGGAAGCGGCATACGGATTTTTGACCAAGCAGGCGGCCAACAAGATGAGCGTGCAGCTGCAAAATGAAAATCCGCTGGAACACTTCGGCAAAGAAACCGTGCAAGTCAAAATCGGCAGCATGCTGGCAATGACGGACGGCAGTTCATCGTATCAGATCCGCTGGACGGAAGACCATTATGATATTGCTTCCGGGAAAAAGACCAGCATTCCGATGAACGGTATTTTCACCATTCGCCTGCAGCCGCCGCGACAGCAGAAGGAACTGGAAATTAACCCGTTGGGCATTTTTATTGCCGACTTCAATTGGACCCAAGAAGGCGTGAAGGGAGAATAA
- a CDS encoding S26 family signal peptidase → MRKLSRRKCVLTLCFWLVLALPFLFRQQMPSLFIRNDTESMPLGFYVILTDRPLKAGDIVVITPPQELWQLTKDRGWTKGERYWLKEVAAVEGDTYTITDTGIYIDGRYAGAVAAVDRQGQALPQLRGTFQVKPGYFLPLATYRPTSFDGRYFGELPLSAVHKHVHPLFTMKLLEVFY, encoded by the coding sequence ATGCGAAAACTGTCCCGCCGAAAATGCGTCTTGACACTTTGCTTCTGGCTAGTGCTGGCATTGCCGTTTTTGTTCCGGCAGCAGATGCCAAGTCTGTTTATCCGCAATGATACGGAATCGATGCCACTAGGCTTCTATGTCATCTTAACAGATCGGCCCCTAAAAGCAGGAGATATTGTTGTCATTACGCCGCCCCAAGAACTTTGGCAGCTGACCAAAGATCGCGGCTGGACCAAGGGGGAACGGTACTGGCTAAAGGAAGTAGCCGCAGTTGAAGGCGATACCTACACCATTACCGATACCGGGATTTACATTGACGGCCGGTATGCCGGCGCGGTTGCGGCCGTAGACCGGCAAGGGCAAGCTTTACCGCAGCTTCGCGGTACTTTTCAGGTAAAACCAGGCTATTTCCTGCCATTGGCAACGTACCGCCCCACTTCCTTTGACGGCCGTTACTTCGGCGAACTGCCGCTTTCTGCAGTCCATAAGCATGTGCATCCTCTTTTCACAATGAAACTTTTGGAGGTGTTTTATTGA
- a CDS encoding TrbG/VirB9 family P-type conjugative transfer protein: MKLTGRQLAIVFSLLLSFPSTMAVVSAGAIEIPPAPPMFSYGEFYDAADTRELTKKIFSYNPASVYTIYCRPGYLTDIALYPGDQVLYIAAGDTAQWGVDVNTAQDTPHIYVKPLNTAVQTNLIVNTDRHRYHLILTAADWHNPIITWEYQTEEAIARYEADNRAKQQLPLLRNFQFRYEVRAQGKKTPGWLPRDVWDDGKNTYIRLGDTQKELPILFALKEKGRTAPLQYKHEGEYFVVNGILDQARLQSAQGEKVDIVRRANKEGGAS, encoded by the coding sequence ATGAAGCTTACAGGTCGTCAGCTTGCTATAGTTTTCAGTCTGCTGTTGTCTTTTCCCAGCACAATGGCTGTTGTCTCGGCGGGGGCTATCGAGATTCCCCCAGCGCCGCCGATGTTTTCCTACGGGGAGTTTTACGACGCGGCCGATACCAGGGAGTTAACCAAGAAGATATTTTCCTATAATCCGGCGAGCGTCTATACCATCTATTGCCGTCCCGGTTACTTGACGGATATCGCTCTCTATCCCGGTGATCAGGTGCTCTATATCGCGGCGGGCGATACGGCGCAATGGGGAGTAGATGTAAATACGGCGCAGGATACGCCGCATATCTATGTCAAACCGCTCAACACGGCTGTCCAAACGAATTTGATTGTCAATACCGACCGGCATCGGTATCACTTAATACTGACGGCGGCGGACTGGCATAATCCCATCATCACCTGGGAGTATCAAACCGAGGAAGCAATCGCCCGCTATGAAGCCGACAACCGCGCCAAACAACAATTGCCGCTGCTGCGAAACTTCCAATTCCGTTATGAGGTGCGGGCGCAGGGCAAGAAGACGCCTGGGTGGCTGCCGCGCGATGTATGGGACGACGGCAAAAATACCTATATCCGCCTCGGTGATACCCAAAAGGAACTGCCGATTCTGTTTGCGCTCAAGGAAAAAGGCCGGACTGCTCCGCTGCAGTATAAGCACGAAGGTGAATACTTTGTGGTAAACGGCATCCTGGATCAGGCTCGCCTGCAGAGCGCGCAGGGCGAAAAAGTGGACATTGTCCGGCGGGCGAACAAGGAAGGCGGTGCATCCTGA
- a CDS encoding helix-turn-helix domain-containing protein, giving the protein MTLAKKIRNLREKNGYSISKLSRHIGIDRTSIYRWEEGITTPTLASLTLLAQFYGIDVRKLLEDNELIDLRLLVKNLEARVEKLERKGEGP; this is encoded by the coding sequence ATGACATTAGCAAAGAAAATTCGCAACTTACGGGAAAAAAACGGCTACAGCATTTCTAAACTTTCCCGGCATATAGGTATCGACCGCACGAGTATTTACCGGTGGGAGGAAGGAATAACAACACCAACATTGGCCAGCCTTACGCTGCTTGCGCAATTTTACGGGATCGACGTGCGCAAGCTCCTAGAAGATAATGAGCTAATTGATTTACGGTTGCTGGTTAAAAATCTCGAAGCACGTGTAGAAAAACTTGAGCGGAAAGGGGAGGGGCCATGA
- a CDS encoding DUF488 domain-containing protein encodes MTLFTIGSGKKSAREFFSLLQMNNIKRVLDIRLSNTSQLAGYTKKADFEYFLKEIADIDYYHMPELAPTEELLNAYKSKEVSWQEYEIEYIRIITARNPLAKLTITFFDKACLLCSEPTAKQCHRRLLAEYIADSLPDWKIVHL; translated from the coding sequence ATGACGTTGTTCACAATTGGATCAGGTAAGAAATCTGCTCGTGAATTTTTCTCACTTTTGCAAATGAATAATATCAAACGAGTATTGGACATTCGGTTAAGCAACACTTCGCAATTAGCTGGTTATACAAAAAAAGCTGATTTTGAATATTTTCTTAAAGAAATTGCTGATATTGATTACTACCATATGCCAGAACTAGCACCTACGGAAGAACTGTTAAATGCGTATAAAAGTAAAGAGGTAAGCTGGCAGGAGTATGAAATAGAGTATATTAGAATTATCACAGCAAGAAATCCATTAGCGAAGTTAACTATCACGTTTTTTGATAAAGCATGCCTTTTGTGTAGTGAACCTACCGCAAAACAGTGCCATCGCCGTTTGCTGGCGGAATACATAGCCGACAGCTTGCCCGATTGGAAGATCGTTCATTTATAA
- a CDS encoding ParB/RepB/Spo0J family partition protein: protein MAKRALDMNAYFNRASQSPEILPELVHMLEMSALVVNKQNFYSILDIEVLAADILRNGIRQPLEVVMQQDGVTYRLISGHRRLAALQYLKDHGESVPEKVPCIIRRFETEKDEIEAIISANCQRDKTIEDEINELKYLQPIFRERFEKEKPGGKFRAYFARQLGVSESTLKRKLELLKLSPALLNRLKEGKLPLSAAYELTGLSPEEQEEAEHSLPEDASVQAAIEVKEEIRVQKASVSSTLEEAAGEEELAVEGEMVGILDSKKSRKKSSPKAESSSQEESGGVSPIHANQPLPNDLHEQFAAAVSETDEVDSMTKEQIETADFHRLSVQMQKKSILWVADFCRNQMRQTAERLVEEKDTSKQTVGRIAVWKELLSHLDSLEKKIVG, encoded by the coding sequence ATGGCAAAAAGAGCTCTTGATATGAATGCGTATTTCAATCGGGCATCACAAAGTCCGGAGATACTGCCGGAATTGGTACACATGCTTGAGATGTCAGCACTCGTTGTGAATAAGCAAAACTTTTATAGCATCTTAGATATAGAAGTTTTAGCGGCGGATATTCTGCGCAACGGGATTCGGCAGCCGCTCGAAGTGGTGATGCAGCAGGATGGGGTCACCTATCGCCTGATTTCGGGGCATCGGCGGCTTGCCGCTTTACAGTATCTAAAAGATCATGGAGAGTCCGTTCCGGAGAAAGTCCCGTGCATCATACGTCGTTTCGAAACAGAGAAAGACGAAATTGAAGCCATCATTTCGGCCAACTGCCAACGCGACAAAACCATAGAAGACGAAATCAATGAACTGAAATATTTACAGCCGATTTTCCGTGAACGCTTTGAAAAAGAGAAGCCAGGCGGGAAGTTCCGCGCATATTTTGCCCGCCAGTTAGGAGTGTCCGAGTCAACGCTGAAAAGAAAGCTGGAGCTATTGAAGCTTTCACCGGCACTCTTGAATCGTCTAAAAGAAGGAAAACTGCCGTTATCGGCAGCGTATGAATTAACCGGCTTATCGCCGGAAGAGCAGGAAGAGGCGGAACATTCCCTGCCGGAAGACGCGAGTGTGCAGGCGGCAATTGAGGTGAAAGAGGAAATCAGGGTGCAGAAGGCGTCGGTGTCGTCAACCCTGGAAGAAGCTGCTGGTGAGGAGGAGCTTGCTGTAGAAGGGGAAATGGTAGGTATTCTTGACAGCAAGAAAAGCAGGAAAAAATCTTCACCAAAGGCCGAGAGTTCTTCCCAAGAGGAATCTGGCGGCGTTTCCCCTATCCATGCCAATCAACCGCTGCCAAACGATCTTCATGAACAATTTGCAGCGGCCGTTTCTGAAACAGATGAAGTCGATAGTATGACAAAGGAACAAATCGAAACAGCGGATTTTCACAGACTGTCCGTTCAGATGCAAAAAAAGAGCATCCTTTGGGTGGCGGATTTTTGCCGCAATCAGATGCGGCAGACAGCCGAGCGTTTGGTGGAAGAAAAAGATACCTCGAAACAGACTGTGGGCAGAATTGCAGTATGGAAAGAATTGCTTTCGCATCTTGACAGTTTAGAAAAAAAGATAGTGGGATAA
- a CDS encoding ATPase, T2SS/T4P/T4SS family: MTKQSRTEATLYFLLGPDIRAYLADDNITEVYLNTNSDEIWIDTKDRGRVATGKMMDARTAANVIYTVADLTGKICNDTNETLAAEFQGIRFQGLLPRVVEKPAFNMRKHCAGALTLEDYVTSGIMTRRQQEVLLDAIYSRQNILAAGGTKSGKTTFLNAVLAEIAKTGDRVVLLEDTKELQCAAPDMDRLLTTANKTLEDLLRDTLRLTPERIIVGEVRGPEALILLDAWSTGHKGGASTIHANSARQTLRRLEELAARAEAREHQYMIGEAIDIIVYLRYSGLQRRVEQILAVDGWDAKKEEYLVRDLCA; the protein is encoded by the coding sequence TTGACCAAACAAAGCCGGACCGAAGCCACATTGTATTTTCTCCTGGGCCCGGATATCCGCGCCTACTTAGCCGATGATAATATCACGGAAGTGTATCTCAATACCAATTCCGATGAGATTTGGATCGACACCAAGGACCGCGGCCGAGTGGCCACCGGAAAAATGATGGATGCCCGGACGGCGGCCAACGTCATTTACACGGTTGCCGACCTTACCGGCAAGATCTGTAATGATACGAACGAAACGCTGGCCGCCGAGTTTCAGGGCATTCGCTTTCAGGGGCTGCTGCCGCGGGTGGTGGAAAAACCCGCCTTTAATATGCGCAAGCACTGCGCCGGGGCCCTGACCCTGGAAGACTATGTAACCAGCGGTATCATGACCAGGCGGCAGCAGGAAGTGCTGCTTGATGCCATCTACTCCCGCCAAAACATCCTGGCGGCCGGCGGCACAAAGTCCGGGAAAACGACCTTCCTGAACGCCGTTTTAGCGGAAATCGCTAAGACCGGTGACCGGGTGGTTCTGCTCGAAGATACCAAGGAACTGCAATGCGCGGCGCCGGATATGGATAGACTGCTGACAACAGCGAATAAAACGCTGGAGGATCTGTTGCGCGACACCCTGCGCCTCACACCGGAGCGGATTATCGTCGGCGAGGTGCGCGGCCCGGAAGCGTTGATTTTACTGGACGCGTGGAGTACCGGCCATAAAGGCGGGGCGTCAACCATTCACGCCAATAGCGCGCGGCAGACGCTGCGCCGCCTGGAAGAGCTTGCGGCCCGGGCGGAGGCGAGGGAGCACCAGTATATGATCGGCGAAGCCATCGACATCATTGTCTATTTGCGCTATAGCGGGCTGCAGCGGAGAGTGGAACAGATTCTGGCGGTGGACGGCTGGGATGCCAAGAAGGAAGAATACCTGGTCAGAGATTTGTGTGCGTAA